In Candidatus Zixiibacteriota bacterium, the genomic window GCCGAGCACTATCTCCATAGGGCCGCGGCTGAGCGACCCCAGTTGCTTGCCGCGCGCTATGTTATGGCAACTATCGCTGCCGAGAGAGGGGAATTCAACACCGCCGTAGAAATTATGCTCGAAAGCCGGGTTGACAGTATAAATAGCCGCAATGTTTATCAGATACTGGGCGGAGCCCTGGCGGCTGACGGACTTTGTGAAGCAGCGATCGGGATTTACTGTCTCGGTATTAACCGCGGTTACGCCGACTTTGCGCTTTATGCCGACCTGGCTAATCTCTATTTATCCACCTGCCGCCGTTCCGAAGCGCTGGTTTTTGCTGCCAAGGCTCTGAAGTTGGCTCCGGATCAGGAATCCCGTTTCTCCTGCTATGCGGTAATGGCAGACTGCGCATTCGACCTCGAAGATTACAAGTCTGCGGCTGAATATGCCAGACAGGGATTCAATTGCAATCCGGGGGACTTCAGGAACGCTTTTGTATATGGGAATTCTCTGGTGCAGCTGAACAGGCTCGAAGAAGCGCAGCAGGTTTTCCGCAGGATTACGATTGCTCATCCTAACCGGCATGAGGGTTTCCGCAGTCTGGGAGTCGTGCTGGGAATGGTCGAGCAGTATGAAGAGGCTCTGCGAATGCTTTGGCAGGCTCTGTGGCTTGAGCCGGATGACACCGCAGCGCAGGGGTACCTGGTGGAATTCTACGATGCCTTAGTCGAGACCGACGACAATGAGGCGGACACATCTGAGGTGACCTGAGTCGCGACGCTGATTTGTCAAAAGAGGAATCGCGCATGATGCGGAAACATTGAGGCAAAAAACCCGCCGAAATCATTTCGGCGGGTTATGATTTTGGTGCCGAAGGGGGGATTTGAACCCCCACGCCTTGTGGGCACTGCGCCCTGAACACAGCGTGTCTGCCAATTTCACCACTTCGGCAAGGTGATTAAGATATCATTACGTCCCCCGGAGGGCAACTGGTTTTTTGGGCAAATTGTGAATCTCTGTTACTGATTCAGTCGGTTACAGAGACTGGCAGACAAAAAAAGCCCCGCCAAGGCGGGGCTCACTCATCGATTTCAGATTTTAATTCAGATACGCTCGCAGCGAACGGCTGCGGGAAGCGTGTCGAAGACGGCGGATAGCCTTCTCCTTAATCTGGCGCACCCGCTCCCGAGTGAGCGAAAAACGCGCTCCGATTTCCTCCAAAGTAAGAGCCTTCTCATGATTGAGACCAAAATAGAGGCTGATTACTTCCGCCTCACGGGGCGTCAGCGTATCCAGAGCCTTTTCAATCTCCAGCTTCAAAGACTGACTCAGTAGTTCCTCATCCGGCGCCGGCTGGAACTCATCCTCCAGTATATCAATCAGCGAATTGTCTTCACTGACCGAAAAAGGGGCATCCAGCGAAAGATGAGAGTTGGAAATCTTGAGGGTATCGGAAACCTCCATCTCGGAGAGGTCCAGCTCGCGGGCGATTTCATCCGGCGAGGGCTCCCGCCCCAGGTCCTGCTCCAGCGAACTGGAGACTTTGCCAATCTTATGCAACGTTCCGACGCGGTTTAACGGAAGTCGCACAATACGGCTCTGCTCCGCCAAAGCCTGCAGGATTGCCTGACGAATCCACCAGACAGCGTAACTGATAAATTTGAATCCACGGGTCTCATCAAACCGTTTCGCCGCTTTTATCAGACCTATATTCCCCTCGTTTATAAGGTCAGCCAGCGAGAGACCCTGATTCTGATATTGCTTTGCCACCGAAACAACAAATCGCAGATTGGCTTTGGTTAATGATTCCAAGGCATTCTTGTCGCCCTGCCTTATTTTCTTTGCCAACCGCACTTCTTCTTCCGGCGGGATAAGGGGAGTCTCCCCAATTTCTCGGAGATACAGGTCCAGCGACCTGTCTTCGTCGCGGTACTTTAACGACTGTTTAGCCACGATGAATTTTAACTCCTTTTCCTATACGGTAATACGGGTTGTCCTATTCCCACTTGAGAGGAGAGGCGTCACACCCGGTTTTATGGCCTTACGGCCTTATACTCAATCGTCCCTCTGGGGTCAACCAGAAGAATCGGAATGGCGGTGCGACTTCCCCGCAGCCGCTCCGCTATGGCTCGCAACTCGCGCAGGTTGCCGATATCATTCCGGTCCACCTGTGTAATTATAGAACCAGGCTGGATACCGGCCCGGTCAGCCTGAGAGCCGCGCGCCACCCGGTCGATATAAACGCCCGGGAAATAATCCCCAAAACCTTTTTCAGTCGCAATCTGTTCCGTAAAATCCAAAAGTTCCATCCCCAACCAGGATAATCTCTCTCCGGTCGGCGCAAACTGCGGGGCATTTGCCAGCTGGTACTGCTCTCGGTCAACGATGCGGGCGGTCACGCTCATTCTTTTGCCCCCCCTTAACAGGGTAATCTGGGCATCCTGATTGCGCGGGGCGGTGGCAATCAAGACCGATAGCTGCCCAGGGTCATTGACATCATGGTCATTGAATTTTATGAGAATGTCGTTCCGCCTGATGCCGGCATGGTCAGCCGGGGAATCGCGAAAGACCGAATCAACATGAACCCCGCGGACGGCATCCATTCCATATCTTTTGGCTTGCGCCTGGGTCACTGCCGAAAGCCAGATACCGAGCCACCCGCGAGAGACTCGTCCGCTGGCAATCAGGTCCGGCACAATCGCCCGGGCGATATTAATCGGTATCGCAAAACCGATTCCGACCGAGCCGCCTGAGGGGCTGGAGATAGCGGCGTTCACTCCAATTGCTTCCCCCTTCAGATTAAGTAACGGTCCTCCGGAATTGCCGGGATTGATCGAAGCATCGGTTTGAATATAATCTTGATATCGCGGCGATTCGCTGCCGAATCTTAAATTACTGCGACCTTTGGCGGAAATCACGCCTACCGTAACCGTTCGGTCCAGCCCCTGCTGCGGAAAAGGATTGCCGATGGCAATGGACCAGTCACCGACTTTAATCTCGTCGGAGTTGCCAAACGGAATATAAACGATACTCTCCTCCGGTTCTACCTTCAACACTGCCAGGTCGGTTTCCTGGTCGGCTCCGACCACCTGGGCATCATATTGGTACCCCGTCGCCGTTCTGACCACCACCCGCTTGGCGTTGCGCACTACATGATTATTGGTCAGGATATAACCGTCCGGTCTGAAGAAAAACCCGGAACCAAAAGAGACGGAGGGCTCATTGGGCACCTGAAAAAAGCGCCAGAAGAAATCGTCATAGTATCGCGGCTGCGCCTCCTGCTCCACGGAT contains:
- a CDS encoding trypsin-like peptidase domain-containing protein, with product MKGRSFFPIGAGGRYFSVGLIALGFTVLGFILASNLDFAQKSVATIPQAEYPTVKNSSGESVSPFVAVVEQKSNAVVNISVEQEAQPRYYDDFFWRFFQVPNEPSVSFGSGFFFRPDGYILTNNHVVRNAKRVVVRTATGYQYDAQVVGADQETDLAVLKVEPEESIVYIPFGNSDEIKVGDWSIAIGNPFPQQGLDRTVTVGVISAKGRSNLRFGSESPRYQDYIQTDASINPGNSGGPLLNLKGEAIGVNAAISSPSGGSVGIGFAIPINIARAIVPDLIASGRVSRGWLGIWLSAVTQAQAKRYGMDAVRGVHVDSVFRDSPADHAGIRRNDILIKFNDHDVNDPGQLSVLIATAPRNQDAQITLLRGGKRMSVTARIVDREQYQLANAPQFAPTGERLSWLGMELLDFTEQIATEKGFGDYFPGVYIDRVARGSQADRAGIQPGSIITQVDRNDIGNLRELRAIAERLRGSRTAIPILLVDPRGTIEYKAVRP
- a CDS encoding sigma-70 family RNA polymerase sigma factor; translated protein: MAKQSLKYRDEDRSLDLYLREIGETPLIPPEEEVRLAKKIRQGDKNALESLTKANLRFVVSVAKQYQNQGLSLADLINEGNIGLIKAAKRFDETRGFKFISYAVWWIRQAILQALAEQSRIVRLPLNRVGTLHKIGKVSSSLEQDLGREPSPDEIARELDLSEMEVSDTLKISNSHLSLDAPFSVSEDNSLIDILEDEFQPAPDEELLSQSLKLEIEKALDTLTPREAEVISLYFGLNHEKALTLEEIGARFSLTRERVRQIKEKAIRRLRHASRSRSLRAYLN
- a CDS encoding CDC27 family protein, encoding MNNFREIRVLPALRSAIMNLWQRLQTRLSVRKQKGAPQALSAAGDSQCPLPLTGEEYSLTILGRLYYERGYLTEAEHYLHRAAAERPQLLAARYVMATIAAERGEFNTAVEIMLESRVDSINSRNVYQILGGALAADGLCEAAIGIYCLGINRGYADFALYADLANLYLSTCRRSEALVFAAKALKLAPDQESRFSCYAVMADCAFDLEDYKSAAEYARQGFNCNPGDFRNAFVYGNSLVQLNRLEEAQQVFRRITIAHPNRHEGFRSLGVVLGMVEQYEEALRMLWQALWLEPDDTAAQGYLVEFYDALVETDDNEADTSEVT